A part of Streptomyces sp. NBC_01497 genomic DNA contains:
- a CDS encoding LysR family transcriptional regulator, whose product MIEARHLRVLRAVAATGSFSGAARELGCTQPAVSQQMKSLETSAGTRLIVRTGRETRLTQAGQVLVRHATGILAGLTAAEEEVAAIVGLRAGRVRLVSFPSGSSTLVPAALAALRAAHPGTRVSLVEAEPPRSVGMLRDGDCDVALAFRYDGAAGGPGEWEDLVVRPLLVDRLVGLVPEGHPLADAGEAALADLAEESWIAGCPRCRTQLVDACAGAGFTPRIDFATDDCPAVIGLVAAGLGVAMLPELALAPVRTDGVRRLAVTPAVSREVVALTLPDLARVPAVAATLDELVAAAAF is encoded by the coding sequence GTGATCGAAGCACGCCACCTGCGCGTCCTGCGCGCCGTCGCCGCAACCGGTTCCTTCTCGGGCGCCGCCCGCGAACTCGGCTGTACGCAGCCCGCTGTCAGCCAGCAGATGAAGTCCCTGGAGACCTCGGCCGGTACGCGCCTGATCGTGCGCACGGGCAGGGAGACACGACTTACCCAGGCGGGCCAGGTCCTGGTGCGGCACGCGACGGGCATCCTCGCCGGGCTCACCGCGGCCGAGGAGGAGGTCGCCGCGATCGTCGGGCTGCGGGCGGGACGGGTGCGGCTCGTGTCGTTCCCGAGCGGCAGTTCCACGCTCGTGCCGGCCGCGCTCGCGGCACTGCGCGCCGCCCATCCGGGCACACGCGTCTCGCTGGTCGAGGCCGAGCCACCCCGTTCGGTCGGGATGCTGCGGGACGGGGACTGCGACGTGGCGCTCGCGTTCCGCTACGACGGGGCGGCCGGCGGACCGGGCGAGTGGGAGGACCTCGTCGTGCGTCCGCTGCTCGTGGACCGGCTCGTCGGGCTCGTCCCCGAGGGCCATCCGCTGGCCGACGCGGGTGAGGCCGCCCTGGCCGATCTGGCCGAGGAGTCCTGGATCGCGGGCTGTCCGCGCTGCCGTACCCAGCTGGTCGACGCCTGCGCGGGGGCGGGATTCACGCCCCGCATCGATTTCGCGACGGACGACTGCCCGGCCGTGATCGGCCTGGTCGCGGCGGGGCTGGGCGTGGCCATGCTGCCGGAACTCGCGCTCGCGCCGGTCCGTACGGACGGGGTCAGGAGGCTCGCGGTGACTCCGGCGGTCTCGCGGGAGGTGGTCGCGCTCACGCTGCCCGATCTGGCACGCGTACCTGCCGTGGCGGCCACGCTCGACGAGCTGGTGGCGGCCGCCGCGTTCTGA
- the guaB gene encoding IMP dehydrogenase — translation MTAYVDGVPGKFATLGLTYDDVLLLPGASEVLPNEVDTSSLVSRNVRVNIPLLSAAMDKVTEARMAIAMARQGGVGVLHRNLSIADQANQVDLVKRSESGMVTDPITVRPDATLGEADELCAKFRISGVPVTDVSGKLLGIVTNRDMAFESDRRRQVREVMTPMPLVTGQVGISGVDAMALLHRHKIEKLPLVDGEGVLKGLITVKDFVKAEKYPHAAKDAEGRLLVGAAVGASQEALDRAQALAEAGVDFLVVDTSHGHNSNALSWMSKIKSSVSVDVIGGNVATADGAKALLDAGVDGVKVGVGPGSICTTRVVAGIGVPQVTAIYEAATVCLDAGVPVIGDGGLQYSGDIGKALAAGASTVMLGSLLAGCEESPGELQFINGKQFKSYRGMGSLGAMQSRGQGRSYSKDRYFQAEVSSDDKLVPEGIEGQVPYRGPLSAVLHQLVGGLRQTMGYVGAASIDEMERKGRFVRITAAGLKESHPHDIQMTVEAPNYSSH, via the coding sequence ATGACTGCATACGTCGACGGAGTGCCTGGGAAATTCGCGACGCTCGGGCTGACATACGACGACGTGCTGCTGCTGCCCGGGGCCTCTGAGGTGCTGCCGAACGAGGTGGACACGTCGTCCCTCGTCTCGCGCAACGTCCGGGTGAACATCCCCCTGCTGTCGGCTGCCATGGACAAGGTCACCGAGGCGCGCATGGCGATCGCGATGGCCCGTCAGGGCGGCGTCGGCGTGCTGCACCGCAATCTCTCCATCGCGGACCAGGCCAACCAGGTCGACCTGGTGAAGCGGTCCGAGTCCGGGATGGTCACCGACCCGATCACGGTGCGGCCGGACGCGACGCTCGGCGAGGCCGACGAGCTGTGTGCCAAGTTCCGCATCAGCGGTGTGCCGGTCACGGACGTGAGCGGCAAGCTGCTCGGCATCGTCACCAACAGGGACATGGCCTTCGAGTCGGACCGCCGCCGCCAGGTGCGCGAGGTCATGACGCCGATGCCGCTGGTCACGGGCCAGGTCGGCATCTCCGGTGTGGACGCGATGGCGCTCCTGCACCGTCACAAGATCGAGAAGCTTCCCCTCGTCGACGGCGAGGGCGTGCTCAAGGGCCTGATCACGGTCAAGGACTTCGTGAAGGCCGAGAAGTACCCCCACGCGGCGAAGGACGCCGAGGGCCGGCTACTCGTGGGCGCGGCCGTGGGCGCGAGCCAGGAGGCCCTGGACCGCGCGCAGGCGCTCGCCGAGGCGGGTGTCGACTTCCTCGTGGTGGACACCTCGCACGGCCACAACAGCAACGCGCTGAGCTGGATGTCCAAGATCAAGTCGAGCGTCTCCGTGGACGTCATCGGCGGCAACGTCGCGACCGCCGACGGCGCGAAGGCACTGCTCGACGCCGGGGTGGACGGCGTCAAGGTGGGCGTCGGCCCCGGTTCCATCTGCACCACGCGCGTGGTCGCGGGCATCGGCGTCCCGCAGGTCACCGCGATCTACGAGGCGGCGACGGTCTGCCTCGACGCGGGCGTCCCGGTCATCGGCGACGGCGGCCTCCAGTACTCGGGCGACATCGGCAAGGCGCTGGCCGCCGGTGCGAGCACCGTGATGCTGGGCAGCCTGCTCGCCGGCTGCGAGGAGTCGCCCGGCGAGCTCCAGTTCATCAACGGCAAGCAGTTCAAGTCGTACCGGGGCATGGGTTCGCTCGGCGCGATGCAGTCGCGCGGCCAGGGCCGTTCGTACTCGAAGGACCGCTACTTCCAGGCCGAGGTGTCCTCGGACGACAAGCTCGTCCCCGAGGGCATCGAGGGCCAGGTGCCCTACCGGGGTCCGCTCTCCGCGGTGCTGCACCAGCTCGTCGGCGGCCTGCGCCAGACGATGGGTTACGTGGGGGCCGCGTCCATCGACGAGATGGAGCGCAAGGGCCGCTTCGTCCGCATCACCGCGGCCGGCCTCAAGGAGAGCCACCCGCACGACATCCAGATGACCGTGGAAGCGCCGAACTACAGCTCACACTGA
- a CDS encoding nucleotide sugar dehydrogenase — translation MPADLAVVGLGHLGLPLARAAVSAGIATVGFDTDPRPVAQLTAGHTPAEGALTAAEARRMLSGGFRPTTDPAELGRVRTAVICAPAPLGADRTPDLSAVGEAARALAARLRPHTTVLLESPVAPGTTEGFLRDLLEEGSGLRAGRDFHLAYSPGRLDPGSRTHGIANTPKVIGGLTPACTESAAAFYGRLTEKVVRARGPREAETVKLLETNFRHVNIALVNEMAILCHDLGVDLWDVIRCAETKPFGFQAFRPGPGVGGHGLPIDPGYLPHTGRAPGHPHPLRMVGLAQEINGRMPQYVIQRCATLLNEHGKSARGARVLLLGVTYKQDLADQEASPATEIAGRLMDLGATVSYHDPYVAEWGVRGLPLPRAESLYEAAADADLTVLLQHHRTYDLQGLAVKAQLLLDTRGASPAGAAHRL, via the coding sequence ATGCCCGCAGACCTCGCCGTCGTCGGACTCGGCCACCTCGGCCTGCCGCTCGCACGCGCCGCCGTGTCCGCCGGGATCGCCACCGTCGGGTTCGACACCGACCCGCGTCCGGTCGCACAACTCACCGCAGGACACACGCCCGCCGAGGGGGCCCTGACCGCGGCCGAGGCGCGCCGCATGCTGTCCGGCGGCTTCCGCCCCACCACCGATCCGGCCGAACTCGGCCGCGTCCGCACAGCCGTCATCTGCGCTCCCGCGCCGCTCGGCGCCGACCGTACGCCCGACCTGAGCGCCGTGGGCGAGGCCGCCCGCGCCCTGGCCGCGCGGTTGCGCCCGCACACGACCGTACTGCTGGAGTCACCCGTGGCGCCCGGCACCACGGAAGGCTTCCTGCGCGACCTCCTGGAGGAGGGGTCCGGGCTGCGCGCGGGCCGCGACTTCCACCTCGCGTACTCCCCCGGCCGGCTCGACCCCGGCAGCCGCACCCACGGCATCGCCAACACGCCCAAGGTCATCGGCGGTCTCACCCCGGCCTGCACCGAGTCCGCCGCCGCCTTCTACGGCCGCCTCACCGAGAAGGTGGTCCGCGCGCGCGGCCCCCGGGAGGCCGAGACGGTCAAACTGCTGGAGACGAACTTCCGGCACGTCAACATCGCACTCGTCAACGAGATGGCGATCCTCTGCCACGACCTGGGCGTCGACCTGTGGGACGTCATCCGCTGCGCGGAGACCAAACCCTTCGGCTTCCAGGCGTTCCGGCCAGGCCCCGGCGTCGGCGGGCACGGCCTGCCGATCGACCCCGGTTACCTCCCGCACACCGGGCGCGCGCCCGGCCACCCCCACCCGCTGCGGATGGTCGGCCTCGCACAGGAGATCAACGGCCGGATGCCGCAGTACGTGATCCAGCGCTGCGCCACCCTCCTCAACGAGCACGGCAAATCGGCCCGGGGCGCGCGGGTCCTGCTGCTCGGCGTCACGTACAAGCAGGACCTCGCCGACCAGGAGGCGTCACCCGCCACCGAGATCGCCGGCCGGCTGATGGACCTGGGCGCGACCGTCAGCTACCACGACCCGTACGTCGCGGAGTGGGGCGTACGCGGGCTGCCCCTGCCCCGGGCGGAATCGCTGTACGAGGCGGCGGCGGACGCCGACCTGACGGTGCTGCTCCAGCACCACCGCACCTATGACCTGCAGGGCCTCGCGGTCAAGGCGCAACTGCTGCTGGACACCCGGGGCGCGAGCCCCGCGGGGGCCGCCCACCGGCTCTGA
- a CDS encoding WhiB family transcriptional regulator: MADFSRLPGPNADLWDWQLLAACRGVDSSLFFHPEGERGAARSARENSAKEVCMRCPVRAECAAHALAVREPYGVWGGLTEDEREELMGRARTRLVPASASAPAPGAHSGTDGVTDD; the protein is encoded by the coding sequence ATGGCAGATTTCTCCCGCCTTCCCGGACCCAACGCGGATCTGTGGGATTGGCAGCTCCTCGCGGCCTGTCGCGGTGTGGACAGTTCACTGTTCTTCCACCCGGAGGGCGAGAGGGGTGCGGCACGGAGCGCGCGCGAGAACTCGGCGAAAGAGGTGTGCATGCGGTGCCCGGTCCGCGCGGAGTGCGCGGCGCACGCGCTGGCGGTGCGGGAGCCGTACGGCGTGTGGGGCGGCCTGACGGAGGACGAGCGCGAGGAGCTGATGGGACGGGCGCGCACCCGGCTCGTACCGGCTTCGGCATCGGCCCCTGCGCCGGGAGCCCACAGCGGCACCGACGGTGTGACGGACGATTGA
- a CDS encoding sigma-70 family RNA polymerase sigma factor yields the protein MRDDETTVIGALVHRAVDGDEQATHDLLAHVHPLALRYCRRRLSRLPGDARHFVEDLAQDVCVAVLMALPRYRDTGKPFEAFVFAIAGHKVADLQRAAMRHPGSTAVPSDEMPERPDDSLGPEERALLSSDAEWAKKLLANLPDMQRELLVLRVAVGLTAEETGQVLGMSPGAVRVAQHRALSRLRALAEQ from the coding sequence ATGCGCGACGATGAGACGACGGTGATCGGTGCCCTCGTCCATCGGGCTGTGGACGGTGACGAACAGGCGACCCACGACCTGCTGGCGCACGTCCATCCGCTCGCGCTCCGGTACTGCCGCAGGCGGCTGAGCCGACTGCCGGGTGACGCCCGCCACTTCGTGGAGGACCTGGCGCAGGACGTGTGCGTGGCCGTGCTCATGGCGCTGCCGCGTTACCGCGACACGGGTAAGCCCTTCGAGGCGTTCGTCTTCGCCATCGCGGGACACAAGGTCGCGGACCTGCAGCGGGCCGCCATGCGCCACCCCGGCTCGACGGCGGTGCCGTCCGACGAGATGCCGGAACGCCCGGACGACTCCCTCGGCCCCGAGGAGCGGGCGCTGCTCAGCAGCGACGCCGAGTGGGCCAAGAAGCTGCTGGCCAACCTGCCCGACATGCAGCGTGAACTGCTCGTTCTGCGGGTCGCGGTGGGACTCACGGCGGAGGAGACGGGCCAGGTGCTGGGCATGTCCCCGGGCGCTGTTCGCGTCGCGCAGCACCGCGCGCTGAGCCGGCTCAGGGCGCTCGCCGAACAGTGA
- a CDS encoding response regulator transcription factor, translating into MTSVLVCDDSPLAREALRRAVATVPGVERVTTAANGEEVLRRWGADRSDLILMDVRMPGLGGVETVRRLLSADPGARIIMLTVAEDLDGVALAVAAGARGYLHKDASRAELRATVTQALADPTWRLAPRRLRSAEMGAAPTLTAREIQVLEGMSHGRSNAEIGRELFLSEDTVKTHARRLFKKLGASDRAHAVALGFRWGLVR; encoded by the coding sequence ATGACATCCGTGCTCGTCTGCGACGACTCCCCGCTTGCCCGAGAGGCGCTCCGCCGCGCGGTCGCGACCGTGCCCGGTGTCGAGCGCGTGACGACCGCGGCCAACGGCGAAGAGGTACTCCGCCGCTGGGGGGCCGACCGCTCGGACCTGATCCTGATGGACGTCCGCATGCCGGGGCTCGGGGGCGTGGAGACCGTGCGCCGACTGCTCTCGGCCGATCCGGGTGCCCGGATCATCATGCTGACGGTCGCGGAGGACCTGGACGGTGTGGCGCTCGCGGTCGCCGCCGGTGCCCGCGGCTATCTGCACAAGGACGCGTCCCGCGCCGAGCTGCGCGCGACCGTCACGCAGGCTCTCGCCGACCCGACCTGGCGGCTCGCCCCGCGGCGGCTGCGCTCGGCCGAGATGGGCGCCGCGCCCACGCTCACCGCGCGCGAGATCCAGGTGCTGGAAGGCATGAGCCATGGCAGGTCCAACGCGGAGATCGGCCGTGAGCTGTTCCTCTCCGAGGACACGGTCAAGACCCACGCGAGGCGCCTGTTCAAGAAGCTCGGGGCCTCCGACCGTGCGCACGCCGTGGCGCTCGGTTTCCGCTGGGGCCTGGTGCGCTGA
- a CDS encoding GuaB3 family IMP dehydrogenase-related protein, protein MTEIEIGRGKRGRRAYAFDDIAVVPSRRTRDPKEVSIAWQIDAYRFELPFLAAPMDSVVSPETAIRIGEFGGLGVLNLEGLWTRYEDPQPLLDEIAGLEESTANRRLQEIYAAPIKEELIGQRIKEVRDSGVVTAAALSPQRTAQFSKAVVDAGVDIFVIRGTTVSAEHVSGAAEPLNLKQFIYELDVPVIVGGCATYTAALHLMRTGAAGVLVGFGGGAAHTTRNVLGIQVPMATAVADVAAARRDYMDESGGRYVHVIADGGVGWSGDLPKAIACGADSVMIGSPLARTSDAPGKGRHWGMEAVHEDVPRGKLVDLGMVGTTEEVLTGPSRFPDGSMNFFGALRRAMATTGYSELKEFQRVEVTVADAQHKR, encoded by the coding sequence GTGACTGAGATCGAGATCGGGCGCGGCAAGCGCGGGCGCAGGGCGTACGCGTTCGACGACATCGCCGTCGTCCCCAGCCGGCGCACGCGCGACCCGAAGGAGGTCTCGATCGCGTGGCAGATCGACGCCTACCGCTTCGAGCTGCCGTTCCTCGCCGCTCCCATGGACTCGGTGGTCTCTCCGGAGACCGCCATCCGCATCGGTGAGTTCGGCGGCCTCGGCGTGCTCAACCTCGAAGGGCTGTGGACCCGGTACGAGGACCCGCAGCCGCTGCTGGACGAGATCGCGGGTCTTGAGGAGTCCACGGCGAACCGCCGTCTCCAGGAGATCTACGCGGCTCCCATCAAGGAGGAGCTGATCGGGCAGCGCATCAAGGAGGTGCGTGACTCGGGTGTGGTCACCGCCGCCGCGCTCTCGCCGCAGCGCACCGCGCAGTTCTCCAAGGCCGTGGTCGACGCGGGCGTGGACATCTTCGTGATCCGTGGGACGACGGTCTCCGCCGAGCACGTGTCGGGCGCGGCCGAGCCCCTCAACCTCAAGCAGTTCATCTACGAGCTGGACGTGCCGGTCATCGTCGGCGGCTGCGCCACCTACACGGCGGCGCTGCACCTGATGCGTACGGGCGCGGCCGGGGTCCTCGTCGGTTTCGGCGGCGGCGCCGCGCACACCACCCGCAACGTGCTGGGCATCCAGGTGCCGATGGCGACCGCCGTCGCCGACGTGGCCGCGGCCCGCCGGGACTACATGGACGAGTCCGGCGGCCGGTACGTGCACGTGATCGCGGACGGCGGGGTCGGCTGGTCCGGCGACCTGCCGAAGGCGATCGCCTGCGGCGCCGACTCGGTGATGATCGGCTCGCCGCTCGCGCGCACCTCGGACGCGCCCGGCAAGGGCCGCCACTGGGGCATGGAGGCCGTCCACGAGGACGTGCCGCGGGGCAAGCTCGTCGACCTCGGCATGGTCGGCACCACGGAGGAGGTCCTCACGGGTCCTTCCCGCTTCCCCGACGGTTCGATGAACTTCTTCGGCGCCCTGCGCCGCGCCATGGCGACGACCGGCTACAGCGAGCTCAAGGAGTTCCAGCGGGTCGAGGTCACGGTGGCGGACGCGCAGCACAAGCGCTGA